A section of the Pristiophorus japonicus isolate sPriJap1 chromosome 4, sPriJap1.hap1, whole genome shotgun sequence genome encodes:
- the LOC139262187 gene encoding ferritin heavy chain B-like, translated as MASQVHQNYHQDCEDAVNKQINMELYSSYVYLSMSFYFDRDDVALRHYAEFFKEQSHEEREHAEKLMEFQNRRGGRIILADIKKPEQDEWSNGLEVMQRALQMEKNVNQSLLDLHKLSTGSIDPHLCDFLETHYLDEQVKMIKKLGDHITNLKRLGAPENGLGEYLFDKHTLGESD; from the exons ATGGCTTCGCAAGTGCAtcagaactaccaccaggattgtgaggatgctgtcaacaagcagatcaacatggagctctattcctcctatgtttatctctctatg tccttctactttgaccgggatgatgttgccctgcgtcactatgctgagttcttcaaggagcagtcacatgaggaacgtgagcatgctgagaaactgatggaattccagaatcggcgtggaggCCGGATCATCTTGGCGGACATCAAG aaaccagagcaggatgagtggagcaatggtctggaggtgatgcagagagctctgcagatggagaagaatgtgaaccagagtctgctggatctgcacaaactctccactgggagcatTGACCCTCAT ttgtgtgacttcctggagacccactacttggatgaacaagtaaagatgatcaagaagcttggagatcacatcaccaacctgaagagactgggagcccctgagaatggcctgggagagtacctgtttgacaagcacaccctgggggagagtgactaa